ACCTGGTGCTGGCTTGCTGCTACAACTTGAAACTCCTATTAAAATAACAAGAGTAGGCTGGATAACCCTGGCAGGTCAATGAACTATCTGAGCATGGACTTTGACTCGTTTAAATCTGAATTCGAGACTTCGAAATTTGGCTTTTATATCATATACTGTAGCATTGTAGGATTGGCATTATCTGGACTCAGTAGCAAATTCAGTATTTTGCACTTTTTGGTGGCTGGATACTCCACTATCTGGCAATAAGCAGCCATGCTGTATAGTTTACGCTGATCATATATAGTAGGTCTCTGTATCCACACTTAAGCCTGCTGCGTAAACGTGAAAGTGAAATGAATGGCAATGAAGCGAAACCAACTTACCAGAGGAGCTGGCAGCAGGGGTGAGATATAAAATGTACCACATGACAGCAACGAATAGGCGACTCGTCTGCTTACTTTGGTAGACGACTACAAAGCTGCATGTCTATGTGGCAGAACCATAAGGCCGCTATGGATTCTAAGTTTTTAATATGTATATTACATTGCATTAGCTCAGATTTTCTTCCTTGTGTAAACAACTGAGCCTGCAGGATTGTCTGGCCACGAGATCTTTGTTATGTACGATATTGGCGGCGCAACGATGATGGAAGTTATGGTAAGCTTTAGAGTAAGTTTATTTCTAGTTACATCATCCATTTAAAGCATCTTGTTTGATGCTTCATGTTTAAACTTGCAGTTGTGTTGTTTCGATCTACTGAACACCCGAACTGTGGCTCCCAACCAGGATTTGCGAGGGCTTCTATTGAAAGTAATTTGCCTTCTTGTTAGAAATCCTACTCATCTTGAGATATTTAAAAACAGGTTTTGTCACTTTTATCTTTTCCTGAACTTCCTATTAGTTCAGGTGGAGGTTTCAAGATCACTCCTCTCAAACCCgtgaatggaagacctcgcactcAAGTTCAACACCTTATGCAAATTGATCTCAAAGGATGGGGTGTGAATTACGTCACATCATTCCAGTACCACTCTGTGCTGCAGATGCTGAACTGCGTTGCTGGTAACAACTCTTGTAACTTGTTATGGCATGAATTGAATACCTGTTGATAAAAAAAAAATCTTGTCATAACCGCTCATTTCAGTATTCCTTTTTGTTAATAGTCCGTGATTGTTCGGCATTTGTATATATTTCCAGGATTGCGTGAATACTTTTCCCAAAATGATGACGTTCACACAATTCCGAGGATTCCTGTGATGAATACTATGGCTAGTGTGCCCACTTTTAGAAAGGATCAGAAACATCAAAAGGCTGACTCAAAGACCAAACAAGCAGACTCGGCTAACGAAAATTCGGATATGATAGATGATGAGTCAGAAGATGATGATGACTTTCAAGCTCCCGAATCTAGCTTGGAGGTGATAACCCTGACCAGAGCTATTCCTTTGTTTACAAGAAGTTATCTGTTGGTACACTATGCTAAAATCTCATTGCAATTCATGTACAGGAAGATGGCAATGTTGACAGTGACGCAAAGGGCTCTGGTTCGTTTCTTACCCAACTGCATCTTGTATTCCAATATCTGTACAAATTACCTGTATGACCACCCAACTCTAATCTCACTCCTTTGCATCATATTGGGTGATCCAGATCCAATAGATTTGTCCAGCTTTTCGGGCATTATTCGTCAGGATGCAAATGAGAAAAGCCGTAACAGTTGGTCAGTACCTGATAGCAATATCTTCAAAGTCCGTAGCAAGAACTTTTCACATGACAAATCAAAGGTCCAAATGTTCAACATCTTTTCTTGTTTTCGAAGAAGCAGATTATCAATAGCTTATTATGTTGTTATTTGAGTTTCAggtatctgcaggcaagtaccttatGGAGCTTGTTGCAGCTGACTGGTTTAAGGATACCAAGCGTATGGATCATGTCGCCAAGCGTAAAGGATGTGCTGCTCAGGTAAGTAAATTAGTATGGTTAATTAACTGTCTATTTTATCTCAGTTGAATTGTTTTCGTAATTCTTGCAATATGATTGTGTCAGCGCATGAACCACCCATTGTCTTAACCTGCAAAGCAGCATTTGGAATACTTTAGTATTACTGTCTTTTTGTGTGTGCAGAACTACAATTAAATAAATAGATActcgttttctctgttttcttAAACCTCACACTATCATTTTCTTTCATTCATGGTATAATGATACTGACTATTAGAAGCTTGATATAGTTTGTGGAACTGTGGAAGCTTCATATAGTTGTACTTTGCATACCAGTAGCTAGGTCTTTTATCATGTAAAATATACTGAATGTTTGTGAAAGCTCGGCACCACATTATTGTGCTAGCATGAGAACCCATGCACGTTGTTAGCACTGTAAATGTATGCCTCTATGCATGAACTTAAGGGAGGTACTAAATCCCCAAGTTCTACTCTTATGTATTGATTTTGCCTGGAACCTTGTACAACTGTAGGTTGCTGCTGAGAAGGGGATGTTCAGCTTTGTAGTAAACATACAAGTAAGCTCCAGTTCTTTCACTCCTCACACGGCTCATTTCTTTCTGCCCCCTTCTTGGGCTTTTTCTATAGAATAACAGTGACCATGCGCACTGCAGAAAGTATCAGTCATTTCCATTTGCACTATATTTTTTGAACTTTTGGTTCTGACTTTGACAAAGTGCTTGCTCAGGAATCTGTTCTTAGCATCCTAGTGGTGATAGTCCCATAAAACATTACAAACGAGAACAGATGCAAAATACTGTTCTGCAATTTTTGTATGGTTAACATTATACACTGCATGGTTTTAACCTCTATTTCTTGATCTTATGACCATTGTGCACCCTCTGAAAATAGTAATTATCTTCCATGTACATTAAGTCAGCATGCTTTTGCAGATTCCCGGGTCAACTCATCACAGTTTGATCCTCTACTTCGTCACAAAATCCTTGAAAAAAGGATCGCTGTTGCAGCGTTTTGCCGATGGCGACGATGATTTCCGGAACAGCAGACTGAAGCTTATCCCATCTGTTCCAAAGGTGTTAATTTTTAATGCATATTCGTTCTAGTGCATTGATGTTAGCTTTGCTCACTCTAGCATATTGACTTCCTCAGGGATCTTGGATAGTGCGACAAAGCGTTGGAAGTACCCCTTGCTTATTGGGAAAGGCCGTTGATTGCAGCTACATGCGTGGCCCGGAGTACATTGAAGTAAGGCTCTAATTTTACTgacaaaaaaaaatacttccatTGGAAAAAATATCAAAGTACATTGTAAGTGGAACAGTTGATGTTATAACCGAGGCATAAACACTGCATTCTTCTGGTCATCTATGGCACACAGGGTCTACATTCTGATGCACCCGTTCTTGTGCAGGTTGATGTAGACATTGGATCCTCAGCAGTAGCCAATGGTGTTCTGGGATTGGTCTTTGGTGTAGTTACCAGCTTGGTAGTCGATATGGCTTTCCTCATACAGGTAAAATCACCCCCATCATAGTTGCCAAAGTCTTTGAGATTCCACTTCAAAGGAATTAATTATTTCTTTGACTATTGTTACACCTGCAGGCAAACACATACGATGAGCTCCCGGAGCAACTCATAGGCGCCGCACGGTTCTCGCACATCGAACCCTCCGCTGCCGTAGTTCCCGTGCTCGATGACACTTCCTCAGCTGTGAAGTGAATCATTTGTGCAGATTTTTTAGTTCTTTCCTCAAAGTCCTCCCTCCATTTGTCTGAGCCACTGCAGCAATTTGCAATTTGCAATTTGTAAAGCATCATCGGTGAAGTTCATACGGCATACCTTTTTTTTTTCTTACCAGTTTCATCCACATCGATCAGTTGCTACTAGTTGGTAGGTGATTATACGGTGCAGTTCATGTATGTGCATACTGCGGACCTTAGCTTAACTGCCGCTTCTTCAGTTTCTTCCGTTGAAACGGTGGTACTGTAGCTACATTATTCATGGATACCTCACTTGATTCTTTATTGTGTATATGTACCATGCCTCGCACTTTATATGCTACATTTGGCAATAATAGTTAAATTCATTGCTTCACTAGATCCTTACAAAAACTGTTGTGTATAAATTTGCAAATGGTTGCCGCAGGTGCTATGAATTCTTTTGATTTGGATCTCACGTTCTTCCATCTTCCTGATGCAGCATACACCTGTATTGTTATTGAAGGTACAGTTTTAGTCTCTGCGTACACATAGTACAGGTCTCATGGTTGGAATGCCCGAATTTTGGCTCACAAGAACAATTCAGTTCCTGTATAAACTGGGATTTAAATTTTTGTGAGGAGCTGTTTGCTTGGAACTTTCTTAAATAAGCTTCTGGATCCACAATTCAACAATGCCCACCTCCATCCACTCCATACATGACACACAATCCAAAGGTCATACCAACATTTCGCTGAACTTGGATAACTCTATTGGTGCAAATTTTATCTTACGAGTATGCAGTTTTAGGTGAACAAGATTGACAGAAAATTTAAGCAACTAAGAATGAACAAACATAGCAGTTTATTCAGCAAATCAGATTTACAAGGGCACATGACTGTATAGTTAACGACAAAGATGCAATTCCAAATACTTCCAAGCTCTCTCTAATAACTAGTTTGATACATCCAAGATGCGCAATCACCAACATGAAGAAAAGAAAACACTTGTGTTGGCATACAGTGAACATGCAGTTCTTCTATTCCGTAGATGATATTTATCCTTTCAGTTTACCCGGCGGAAGCCACCAGGGATTGTTATTTTTTGATCTTCAATTGAGCACCTTGGCTCATCACCGCTGCTGGTTCTCCCTCCTGCGTTGGTAGCGGGTTCTGTCATTGTACCTAGGCCTATCTGATGCTCTCTGCGGCACAGGCTCCACCCTTCTCTGCCTCTCCGGAGACCTCTGAACAATCTCTCCATTCACAAATAGCTCAGCTGCAAAATCAAATGGACCAGAGAACATGAGCACATTACTTCTAAAAGAGTGATCAGCTCAGCGTCAAAATCAAATATTTATGAGGGAAATCTAAAAAACATAGTTTAATCCAAATATATCGAAATACTATACAGGCTAGACAGGAAAAGATAATAGCCGTGAATGCATTATACAACAACTTCACTATACCAAAGTGCAGAACCAAAAGATATTGACATACTATACAGGACAGTTaaagatagtactccctccgttccaaattactcgtcgcagaaatggatgtatctagacctaCAATACATCTAGATGCattcatacctgcgacaagtaattcgaaacggagggagtgATGTTATTGGTATTGTTCAACAACTTCACTATACCGAAGTGCAGAACCAAATAACAGAGATTTGCTTTAAGTCTGCCAAAAACTAAATCAGGTTACTGCCAAAACCAATGAAGTACACAAATAATTGCAACCACTTCGGCAGATACCACAACAAAGGTACACCAAAGCTGCTGTAGTAGCCACCTATCGTTTCAGCGGTCTGGTAATCTTTGACTAAGATGTTTACATCTCTGCTGATCTGCGCCCTTTCCATTGAGGACAACCCAGTTGAAGCAAGACATTACCAATTAAGGCTCACCACTTTGCTAAGATGGACTACAAAACACTTCAGTAAAGAACGACCACTAATTCAACTCAAAACAGGAAAAAGGCAGAATATATGTTGACTGTCTCATCTCCTCTGATCAGAACCCCATTTGTCCAAGGTGCTGAACAGTCAGAGAGACATTTATTCTTAGTCCATAAGCAATCAAAACAGGACATTGCCTTTGAGACGTCACAGCTTTGCCAAGATGGACTAAAGAACCTTCATAAAGAATGACTATTTGTTAAACTCAAAAGAGATCAAAAGGAAGTAAATGAATTACTTAACGTTTCATCTCCACTCATCAGAAACCTTCATATGGAATGACTTCCGGTTAAACTCAAAAGAGATCAAAAGGCAGTAAATGAATTACTCAATGTTTCATCTCCACTCATCAGAACCCCATCTATTTTGCCAAGGTGCTGAACAGTTAAGAGTGACATTTATTTTTAGTCCATTCACATTCAAAGCAAGACATCGCCAAGTAGGCTTCAACGCTTTGCCAAGATGGACTACTAAGCTATGTTTGGTTAAGAATGGTCacaaactaaactaaaaaaaggATGGATATCTTTAAGTAAGGAACAACCCTAGAGGCGGTAAATGTGTCAGCAAtgtctcattgacaatgattagaACCTCATCTCGCTGATGAGCTGAACCGTCAGAGAGACATCTTTTCTTAGTCACTAGCATTCAAAGCAGGACACTGACAGTAAGACCTTACAACTTTGCAAAAATGGACTAAAGAACCTTTTGTAAAGAATGACTACTGGTTAAACCCAAAAGAGATTCAAAGGCAGTAAATGAGTTATCTAATGTATCATCTCCACTAATTAGAAAGGTGCTGAATCGTTAGAGATACATTGTTCTTAGTCTGTTAGCATTCAAAGCAAGATATCACTGAGTAGGCTTCCATGTTTGCCAACAAGATGGACAACAGTTACAAATTTGTTGAAGAATAGTGACTGGCCAAAACTCCAAAAAAGATTAATGGTAAATGTGCGATGTGCCAGTAGTATCTAATCTCCACTGATCCGAACCACATTTTACCAAGGTGATGATCCATTAGAGAGACAAATTTTATCTTAGTTCATCGACATTCAAAGCAGGACATTGCCTGCAAGACTTCCAAAATTTTCAGATGGGCTAGAGCATTCAGCGACTAGGTCTGGATCAGAAGAAATGCCATTCTAAAAAAGGGCATGCCCAGTGCTCAAATCTCCCACACAAAGTGGAGCCTGGAAAGAAAATTTCTACACATCCTTACCCTTGCACAATAATTCTGTAAGGCTGGTTCGGACCCAGGACCTCCAGGCAACAAGTGGAGAGAGTCTACCACTGCGCTAGGCCCGCCTTTCGGATGAACTGTTACTCTAGCTATGGTAGATACACACTCCCATTTCAGTGGTTCATTACACCTAAACGAGACATTGCGTGTATGGGCTTCATCACATTGCCACTTGACAAAGGGGTCACTCTATGTTTTTACAATTATAAGAACCATTCTGTACTATAACTAATCATGTGGAACACCTAGAAGGCTATAAATGATATAGATATCACAAGATGATCTGACCCCCTAAAGGAAAACTGCAGTGGTTGAGGAAGAACACCTACCTCCATAGTCCTTGTGCTCGGGATCAACATAAGAATCAGGAAGCACAAACAGAACACCAGGAATGCCTGTGACATACCAAACGGGGTGTTAGATATATTAGTCTTCTATCTAAAGAGAAACAAGAGGGTAATGCTAGGTACAGAGGGAGGACAACAAACCTTCCAGTTTGTTGGATGTTtcctcatcaatctcacacccgaaACCGAAGTATCGCTCACAGGAGACGTTGTAAATCTTCCTCTTGGCTTCCTCCTCGCTTCATCCGGGACAAGACAAACCAAAATAAGAGTTAGATACAGAACTACACTACCCTGTCTCACAGCAATCATGTGTTTATCTGAAAGTTGGAACAGAAATGAGGGGAACACATCAGGGTCGGGTCGGGTCGGGTGGGGGCGCACCTTCCGAGGACCTTGGCGAGGGTCTGGATGTAGCAGTCGATCATCTGGTGCTTGGTGGCGCCCTCGCCGCCGGGCTTGTCCATGACGATGAGCCAGTGCTCGTAGTCGCACCCGGGGAACAGCGGCGCCATCTCGGTGGGCGCGCGGtcccctccgcctcctcctcctccggaacgGGCCGGCGAGTAGCCGTCGCCGCCCGGCCGGCGCGCCATCCCGCGGAGGAAGCCGAGGCGGGAGGCGACGCCCGCGAGCGCCGCCGGGCGCAGCAGCGGCTCgtggggcgccgccgccgccgccgcgcccccgcggcggaggagggcggagatggagacggggGAGGAGGACGCGCGGCGGGCGAGGAGCCTCCGGGCTCCGGTGGCTGCGGCGGAGGCGGCCATCTGCGTAAAACCCTAGCGGCTGCAGTGGGTTCCGGGTGGTGCGAGGTGGGGTGGGTGTGTGTGAGCGTGATGGGTTTTGGGTAGTTGAGGATGGGTTTGTTCTTGCTCAGATGGGCCTGTAGGCCAAATGCGGGCCGGATGTGCGAGCTACTCAAGATCAGttattttttttaacatcagtacagacacaagcgctgaGACACAAGCTATCCTATAAACACCTTCGAAATACTGAGCCGGcgtatcatcttgagatttacgaagtcatcatAGGCACCTCGTCGGCGGCGGGAACGTCTCTTCGCACTAAATGCGCAtcgtcggaaatcctgaaataaatccaggaataaatgcgagcaccaggatttgaactctGATGGACTGAAagtaccacagtccctctaaccatccaatcatTGGTTGGTTCGCCTAAAATCAGTTATTATTACTAGGTGATGtgttaatttttttattattattactagtaTATGGCAACCCCTAAAAGAACACTAGTATATGGCACATGCATTTAGAGATTATTGGTGGAAACAAATGAAAAACTGGATCATATTtaaatttttttgcaaaaaatatttCCAACCTATTTACCTTCAACCATGGTAATACAACGaacattaaaaataataaaaattacacccAAGTctgtagaccatctagcgacgactacaaacactaaAGCAAGCCGAAAACATGCTACCTTCATCGCCACTCTCTCATCGAAAACAAGATGGACCGGCGGCGGCAGGAGGGAGgggaaccctaggccttgtttttggagccatggcggctgAGTTTTGCATCTACCTGAAATAAAGGACGGTGCGCTTCTTACCCTTAAAAATTTATGTAGATTACCCATCACTACCACCCGTATGTTGAATGTAGATTCGTTATTTTCCTTTCACCTGAGCGACGCAGCCTCACCAGCGGTTGGGCAAGTCCATGCTCTAGCGCTTCATGGGCATGCCACGTGTTGACGGTTTATGGTCATCTAACTTGCCTCAAGCGTGCTGATATAATCACAACATACGTGTCTGCAGGTCTCAAACATGCAACCAACTAAAACAACAGAAGTTGCTattattggggatcgtagcagaaattcaaaaaatttcctacggagagactagcaacgagagagaggagtgcatcttcatacccttgaagatcgcaatgcggaagcgttacaaaaacgtggttggtggagtcgtacacgcagcgatttagATCGCGGTCGATTCAGATCTAAGtgtcgaacaacggcgcctccgcgttcaacacacgtacagcccggtgacgtctcccacgccttgatccagcaaggagagagggagaggttgggaaagactccgtccagcagcagcacaacggcgtggtgatggtggaggagcgcggtactccagcagggcttcgccaagcactacgagagacgaggaggaagagaggtagggctgcgccaagagagagatcaaatcacatgtattgggcagccccatacctcaagtaaTATAGgcggaggggaggggctgcgccccctctagggttccctccccaagggggggcggcagccctagatcccatctagggtggcggctagaggggagagggagagaggggggcgccctagggtgggccttaaggcccatctggacctagggtttgccccttcccactctccttgcgccttgggccttggtggggggggggcgcaccagcctatctggggctggtcccctcccatacttggcccacgcagccttctggggctggtggccccacctggtgtacgttgccgatagcacccgaaacttttccggtgaccaaaacgggacttttcatatataaatctttacctccagaccattccggaactcctcgtgacgtccgggatctcatccgggactccgaacaacattcggtaaccacgtacatactttccctataaccctagcgtcatcgaaccttaagtgtgtagaccctacgggttcgggaaccatgtagacatgaccgagacaactcttcggccaataaccaacagcgggatctggatacccatgttggctcccacatgttccatgatgatctcatcggatgaaccacgatgtcaaggattcaatcaatctcgtatacaattccctttgtctatcggtatgatacttgcccgagattcgatcgtcagtatcccgatacctcgttcaatctcgttaccggcaagtctctttactcgttctgtaatacatcatcctgtgatcaactccttggtcacattgtgcatattatgatgatgtcctaccgagtgggcccagagatacctctctgttacacgaagtgacaaatcccagtctcgattcatgccaactcaacagacacttttggagatacccgcagtgcacctttatagccacccagttacgttgtggcgtttggtacacccaaagcattcctacggtatccgggagttgcacaatctcatggtctaaggaaacgatacttgacattagaaaagttttagcatacgaactacacgatcttgtgctaggcttaggattgggtcttgtccatcacatcattctcctaatgatgtgatcccgttatcaacgacatctaatgtccatggtcaggaaaccatgaccatctattgatcaacgagctagtcaactaaaggcttactagggacatgttgtggtctatgtattcacacatgtattacggtttccggttaacacaattatagcatgaacaatagacgattatcatgaataaggaaatataataataactactttattattgcctctagggcatatttccaacagtctcccacttacactagagtcaataatccagttcacatcgctatgtgattaacactcaaagtcacatccccatgtgactaacgcctaaagagtttactagagtcaataatctagttcacattaccatgtgattaacactcaatgagttctgggtttgttcatgttatgcttgtgagagatgttatagtcaacgggtctgaacctttcagatccgtgtgtgctttacacatctctatgtcatcttgtagatgcagctaccacgctctatttggagctattccaaataactattctactatacgaatccggtttactactcagaatcatccatattagtgtcaaagattgcatcggcgtaaccctttacgacgaactcttttaccacctccataatcgagaaaattccttagtccaccagttactaaggataaccttgaccattgtcctgtgatccattcctagatcacacttgtaccccttcaggtgcagtacacaacatagcatactttagagcctacgtataaagcataggggacgaccttcgtcctttctctctattctgccgtggtcaggtcttgagtctttactcaatactcataccttataacacagccaagaactctttcttcgccaatctattttgaactccttcaaaatcttgtcatggtatgtgttcatttgaaagcactatcaagcgattttgatctatccttatagatcttgatgctcaatgttcaagtagcttaatccaggttttccattgaaaaccactttccaaataaccctatatgctttccagaaactctacatcatttctgatcaacaatagtcaacaacatatactcatcagaaattctatagcgctctcactcacttctttggaaatacaagtttctcataaactttgtataaacccaaaatctttgatcatctcatcaaagcgtacattccaactccgagatgcttactccagtccttagaaggattgctggagctttgcatacttgtcagcatctttcaggattgacaaaaccttctggttgtatcacatacaacctttcctcaagaaaaatgtcgaggaaacaatgttttgacatcctatctgcaagatttcataaataacgcagtaactgctaacataattccaacagactcttagcatcgctatgagtgagaaagtctcatcctagtcaactccctgaacttgtcgggaaacatcttaaacgacaagtcgagctttcttaatggtgacacttaccatcattgtctgtcttccttttaaaatccatctgcacctaacagccttacgactattaagtagttctttcaaagtctatactttggtttttatacatggatcctttctcggattttatggcctcgagccattcgttggaatccgggcccaccatcgcttctccatagctcgtaggttcattattgtctagcaacatgactttcaagacagggttacgtaccactctgaagtagtgcacatccttgtcgacctatgaggtttggtagtgacttgatccgaagtttcatgatcattatcataagcttccacttcaattggtgtaggtaccacaggaacaacttcatgtgccctgctacacactagttgaagtgacggttcaataacctcatcaagtctccaccatcctcccactcaattctttcgagagaaacttttcctcgagaaaggacccgtttctagaaacaatcacttttgcttccggatctgaaataggaggcatacccaactatttttgggtattctatgaagatgcatttatccgctttgggttcgagcttatcagcctgaaactttttcacataagcatcacagccccaaacttttaagaaacgacaacttaggcttCTCTAAAcctatagttcatacggtgtcgtctcaatggaattatgtggtgccctatttaaagtgaatgcggttgtctctaatgcctaa
The sequence above is drawn from the Triticum aestivum cultivar Chinese Spring chromosome 7A, IWGSC CS RefSeq v2.1, whole genome shotgun sequence genome and encodes:
- the LOC123154803 gene encoding multiple organellar RNA editing factor 2, chloroplastic, whose amino-acid sequence is MAASAAATGARRLLARRASSSPVSISALLRRGGAAAAAAPHEPLLRPAALAGVASRLGFLRGMARRPGGDGYSPARSGGGGGGGDRAPTEMAPLFPGCDYEHWLIVMDKPGGEGATKHQMIDCYIQTLAKVLGSEEEAKRKIYNVSCERYFGFGCEIDEETSNKLEGIPGVLFVLPDSYVDPEHKDYGAELFVNGEIVQRSPERQRRVEPVPQRASDRPRYNDRTRYQRRRENQQR
- the LOC123154802 gene encoding protein ENHANCED DISEASE RESISTANCE 2, whose translation is MSSSASRSGELGRTCGADAPPPRPAPAPSTAAAKARSGELLLPPMGGADAAAVRHEGWMVRYGRRKIGRSFFHTRYFVLDNKLLAYYKKQPKDNNMVPLKSLHVDGNCRVEDRGLKTHHGQMVYVLCVYNKKEKDNPITMGARNIEEALVWKKKIELLINQQQDTMTAKNRKAFASLDFDMDLGGPLSFSDPDSGPEDEEEPRPILLRRTTIGKGLPDSVHDWTKEPDIGLSNQNDTNQANSRKNWRLLRCQNGLRIFEEPVEVEYLARSCSRSMRAVGVVEATCEAIFGLIMSMDVTRYEWDCSFQYGSLVEEVDGHTAILYHRLQLNWCSMIVWPRDLCYVRYWRRNDDGSYVVLFRSTEHPNCGSQPGFARASIESGGFKITPLKPVNGRPRTQVQHLMQIDLKGWGVNYVTSFQYHSVLQMLNCVAGLREYFSQNDDVHTIPRIPVMNTMASVPTFRKDQKHQKADSKTKQADSANENSDMIDDESEDDDDFQAPESSLEEDGNVDSDAKGSDPIDLSSFSGIIRQDANEKSRNSWSVPDSNIFKVRSKNFSHDKSKVSAGKYLMELVAADWFKDTKRMDHVAKRKGCAAQVAAEKGMFSFVVNIQIPGSTHHSLILYFVTKSLKKGSLLQRFADGDDDFRNSRLKLIPSVPKGSWIVRQSVGSTPCLLGKAVDCSYMRGPEYIEVDVDIGSSAVANGVLGLVFGVVTSLVVDMAFLIQANTYDELPEQLIGAARFSHIEPSAAVVPVLDDTSSAVK